The nucleotide window agtggcgttctgttctatagagtgGGCAGAGCATGAGAGAGaggtacaggtagtctccaggttacatacaagacatcgattgtaggtttgttcttaagtagaatttgtatgtaagtcggaacaggtacattattttaataacttcagttaggacagatgtttgtctcaacgtactattaggcaacatggtgtcagttactgtataaaatcctcattgtaagttattcacaaacaaagcaaaaaaaaaactttatggagcctaaactttcattaacttctggagcaagcaggatcagatgtccttaactcagggactacctgtaccatgCTGTGCTTTCTATCATAGCAAAGCACAGTAGCCATTCATCATTATACTAGGGCAGAATGATTAACTATATCAGGttaccactgtacacacaccagattttcacccaaggtgAGCACAACTATTCATTTTGGGCGACTATcatctagtgtctgtacaaagctttattcTAAAATCTCCACAACATAAAGGCTAATTATTCAGCAGTCCAAGTTAAGAACTAGTGGGGCACTTCAGGATAACAAAGAgcaaatagatataacaaaacaattcaaatagtataataaacagaccaaaaggcagcaaataaaagaagttgattgttggggtttacattcactttaggAAAAGGTTTTCTAGGTAATATGCTGTAGTATTTTCAGTTTCAgcacaaaataaactaaattgtAGATTTAGATCTCCATATAGGGAGGAAATGAAGAATAACGGAAGGAATATGCTATCTGGGTAATTATAACCAAGAAATATCCCGATCCAAAACAGGAAATTATATTTGGGTGGTGCCTGATGGATCAGTTTGTGATTAACATTTATTGACTTTGCTTCCCAGATGTGAAGGCTCCACCACCATGATGTTCCCACACTAATTTGTTCCTTTTGAGTTCCTGATTAATCCAAGCTATGTTGAAAACATCACATTACTCATAAGTTGTGTATTATTGTCAACACGTATGCAGTTCATTTCTATGGTGatctttttatactatttttttcttttggtatagTAAACAATCAAACCTTACCGTGTTGGTGGGTTTGTGGCAGCGTATTGGTGGAATGGAGCCAGCGCTGTGCGGTCTCTTTGGACAGCAACATGTTGTAGCTGGAGGTGGTGTGGGGCTTAAAATGTGTCCACATCGGTTGTTTCTGTGATACTGTCCTTGTGATAAGCTGCTGCCTTCAGTGTTTCCCCTATGAGAGTGTACCAGGGATGAAATTCTCTTGtttgctgcttccacctcactcCTAAAACTATGTGGAGGGGTAAATGATTTCCTCTTTTTAACCTGGGATGGTGGAGATTCAGAATGAGAGCAGCGGCATTTTGATGGAGGGCTGGGCACAAAGGGAGATGTACGGGGTCTAGGGGTCCAATGTGGCTGAGGGCTTCTACACAAGCGGGCCCTAACTTCTCTCTGCCGAGCCTCTATCTCACTTTCCTCTGATGAAGAGTATTCATCATCTTCAGAATACCCATCTTCCTCAAATATTCTTTCATTCTTTTCCAAGCTGTCTGTAGCTCCCCAGCAGCTTCGTGGACGACTTGGTGGACAGATGTGGACATCTGGTATGCTTAGACTTCTGCACCTCCGAATAGACCCAGAAGATCTCTGGGGACTATTACGTCTGCTCTTAGAAACCCCTTTCCCATCATTCACCATCCAGCATGGAGGAGCTGAAGGCCTGATGTCACATATGTTGTTTCGGCCATACATTCCTTCCACCCAATCAAGGACCTTTCTTTCTATAGTAAAATCGTGCTACAATGAGAGATCACAAATAGGATTGTATTACTTTACTTTGGAAAATACATAAAGTAACCACATTTCTATTGTATAAACTCTAGCTTAGACACGTAAGAAAAGTCTACAAAGGTTCAGCTACATCCGATGTAAGTTTGAACAAACAATAATAACAGATCAATTTAGATTTATTGCAATGGGGCAACACAGGTGTTTTGTTTGGATGTTGTTTAGAAGTTTGCAACCACCTGCTTCATCTGCTTATGGAAATGTGTGGATATGGATTACTGAGTTCCTCTACTGGTAGCCAGTCCTTACTTATACACACTCCTATAGACTATTTATTAAAGACTCCTCTGTCTGGGAAGTTGCCAGAACTTCTATCCATGTTGGTGCATTATTGCTTTTGGCCCTGTTACTTTGTACCTTGCCTGCTTTCATTCTGATTCTGCCTATCAGCTTTGACTGATCTGTATATGTATCCCTGGGGTCTGCATTACCTACTTCATTAGTAGCTAggagtttatatttatatttctaggGTTGGTTCACTGTGGGTGTTCGagtatacttttatgtttttgcttgcaAAAAGTTGCAGTCCTGtccaatagagcttacaatctaaggctgCATTTACTGAGATCAgggcaaagtaatgcaataaatgtttattgaaacatttattgcattactttgcccTGATCTCAGTAAATGcagccttagattgtaagctctattgtacagggtcctcttctccccTTGTGTCATTACTGTACATGTCTATTaggcaggtttgtcatctgcaactccTACTTATTGTagagtgctgcataatatgttattgCTATATAAGGTTAATAATAATGATCACCAGCTTTGCTGTCTCTGCAgtttataacaaattattttttaattaaaagaagaTTGATTTATCACATTCACAaggaaaacaaagatttattgcTTATTATTGCATTAGGTCCATGTTGAGCAGATTTGAATGAACCTAAAGCCGATTGCTGTTGCAAATGAATTTACCAATTTCTTTTTTGAGAATACAATTTCACCCAAATTAATCAGGAATACATTTCATCACAAACAGTTCAGTTTTTCAAATACATGCTGAATtgctatattattacatttttactgaacGCAAGATAAATTTATTACACTCAACATATTTTTTATCGGGTTTGCCTATTATCTTGTCCCAGTTAACACCTTCTTGAACAATGGCtaatctattttttataatttttttcccaaataagcATATGTGAATGACATTTACAGTGGAATCTACAGCAGTTCATagcaaattgttttctttttcactaaAATCTGaattcactaattttttttttattgctcggTTGGTCATTGGACATTGGACTTGTATGTTGTAGTGTCACTGAAAAATGCTAACTTCTTTTGTTATAGTAAtcactacaataaaatatttggaggAAGGAAGccttaaaaatacaaaagtctcaatactgaaaatattaaatgtatggagtaaaatattttctaaaaaaaaataaatgacaattgtTGGTTTGCATGGAAGGATCGCAGCAAATAGGAGTACAATGGCAAGTTCAACAGGCAAGGTAGAAAATCTCtgggaaattattttaatatctcATTACCTAGGATTTATTAAAGTACATTGCTTTACGGAAGTTTTACTTGGCATATGCCACCCCATACATTCACATTGGATGTAAAATAATTGAAGGATCTGATCATTCCTTATAAAATAGAAGCTTTTTGTGTCATGTACTATGGCACTAGAATCCAGCAGAAGGtactatgtaataaatattagaaataactaTGTATACATCTGTTGTATGCCTCCCTGACTCACCACAGTACACATCAATATGTCACTGCAGTCTGGAGCATTGACATCTGAGAGGCTAGGGGTCTCATCACTGGACGGGGGGAGAGGTGTAAATCCATCATAGAATTTAAATGGCACGTCATCCAGGTAACTCATTCCTTTGGGGATTCCAACAGCTCAAACctaaacaatgataaataaaattgaataacaTCTATTCATAAGTTTTGATTCTTATTAGCTAGTAAATATGTAGCTGTCATTATTCTAATGATAATGAAGATTTGCACAGGGTTAGCTATAGGTAACAGTAGGAAAACTCATAACAAAACTACTTATCAGATAGAAATTTGGCATTTATTCAGTATTAACAatagataaaatgtataatttatttgatacagttaaacaattttttattacattattattattattattattattaataataataatattaaacaggatttctatcgcgccaacatattacacagcgctgtacattaaataggggtagcaaatgatagacagatacagacagtgacacaagaggaggttAGGAATCCTGCCCCTGCCTTACAATCCAAGATGtagatacaaaaaattaaaaagttactatacaacaataaaaatgttctaattataacaatatatatatatattccctattGTTATAATTTCCACTTTCACAGACAACATTCTGCTTCTTCAGAGTAGTGTTAGAAACGGGAATATGCGATTTCTGGAAATACTAATGATCCATGTCAGCAGAatacatcaatatttttatttatatgtatcatAATATATTCCCATTCCAACGCTACTCTTAAAGAAGCAGAATGTTGTCTATGAAACGCGTTAAAAAAGTGGAAATTATATAAATTGGGTAATATCTTGTTATAATTAGTAGaacatttatattgttgtattgtatttttttcctttttatgtccACATGTtagttctaaaaaatgttttaactgataaaacaaattatacattttatctatTGTTTAGTACTGAATAGAAGCCTTCAAATTCTCATCTGAGAAGTAGTTGTGTTATGATATTTAATGATATAGGATGATGATGAGTACATTTGTCCTCCAGTGGTTGTTAATAACTGTAGGAAAATGTAATACCACAATTTTCTTTTCCTGACTTGCTCCATGGCAGCTCACAAATGGGTTAATCCCCTTTGAATGCTGACGTGGAGTTGTTCCGAAAGGGAAACAGCAGGCAATTTTGTGTGGCttacaaactaaatatattttaggtgcaAACGTTCAAAAAGCTTCCTTCTTCCTTCAACAaactaaaaatctattttacttAACCATAGTctagtatttgtatttaaatccTTGTAGATCACTGATAATGGATTCAATTTTACACTTATAAGAAGGGACCCCACGGGTACCATTGGGAATTTTGCAAAACTTCCAACCCATATGGGTCATTTTGATATGCAATGATTTAAAAGTTGCTCTGAATTGATGGTTAAAAAGCAAGGTGAGAGCGGTCTGATGTTTTTACCATTGTAGACCTTGACAGACAGTTTCCTTGATTTGGCAGATGTGATAAATGCATTGTACTATTTTCTATAGGATAACGGAAAAACTTGTTGGTCACTCATGAAGGTGTTCCAACCTGCAAAAAACTCTTTGCCTATTATACCAGTCAGCATGGCCATCACTTGCCAATACCTCATTTGGTTCTGGAGTTACACTATACAGTGCCCAGCTATTTATTTCCAAAAACCATTGATGGGATCTGTATGGCAGATCAATTACCAGTCATTGCCCTGCTACTAAGGCAtaatcaaatatatattaaatctaGAAATGACAGCTACAGAAAAGAATTTAGGATTGTTTAGCTGGTTAATGAAACCTATTTGTAATTAATGGTAAATACAGCACTGACTGTGTTTACACAGCACAACCACTTGGCATTGGGATGATCTAATATAAATCATTTTGCTGCTTATAATGTAATATGAGATGTTCCTGGCAGAGCTGTTGCTGGAATGAGGTTGATCTCTTCCTATTAAATCCTCTTGTTATGTTTCACAATAGAACATTCTACCTAATGTTTTAATGACAGCAAATGTGTGTACACCATTATTGTATACTGTTTGTTGCTAGCTGTGTTTGCAACAATTACCCCTAAAGAAAAATGCTTAAAGAGGAAATCATCTTTGGACATTGCACCCAAGAAGAGTCAAAGGGCAAAAAGCAGTTACCAGTATTGCTGGCAGTCTCCCTGCAGCTGCTCTTTCCCCATATGCCATGCCTTATTCTGCACTTTTTCCATGTATCTATCTTGGTAGATAGATATTACAATTGCCTTTGTAATAGTTGTAGCTGGGGATGGGGGTACCTAGAAATTCTGTTGACTNNNNNNNNNNNNNNNNNNNNNNNNNNNNNNNNNNNNNNNNNNNNNNNNNNNNNNNNNNNNNNNNNNNNNNNNNNNNNNNNNNNNNNNNNNNNNNNNNNNNNNNNNNNNNNNNNNNNNNNNNNNNNNNNNNNNNNNNNNNNNNNNNNNNNNNNNNNNNNNNNNNNNNNNNNNNNNNNNNNNNNNNNNNNNNNNNNNNNNNNNNNNNNNNNNNNNNNNNNNNNNNNNNNNNNNNNNNNNNNNNNNNNNNNNNNNNNNNNNNNNNNNNNNNNNNNNNNNNNNNNNNNNNNNNNNNNNNNNNNNNNNNNNNNNNNNNNNNNNNNNNNNNNNNNNNNNNNNNNNNNNNNNNNNNNNNNNNNNNNNNNNNNNNNNNNNNNNNNNNNNNNNNNNNNNNNNNNNNNNNNNNNNNNNNNNNNNNNNNNNNNNNNNNNNNNNNNNNNNNNNNNNNNNNNNNNNNNNNNNNNNNNNNNNNNNNNNNNNNNNNNNNNNNNNNNNNNNNNNNNNNNNNNNNNNNNNNNNNNNNNNNNNNNNNNNNNNNNNNNNNNNNNNNNNNNNNNNNNNNNNNNNNNNNNNNNNNNNNNNNNNNNNNNNNNNNNNNNNNNNNNNNNNNNNNNNNNNNNNNNNNNNNNNNNNNNNNNNNNNNNNNNNNNNNNNNNNNNNNNNNNNNNNNNNNNNNNNNNNNNNNNNNNNNNNNNNNNNNNNNNNNNNNNNNNNNNNNNNNNNNNNNNNNNNNNNNNNNNNNNNNNNNNNNNNNNNNNNNNNNNNNNNNNNNNNNNNNNNNNNNNNNNNNNNNNNNNNNNNNNNNNNNNNNNNNNNNNNNNNNNNNNNNNNNNNNNNNNNNNNNNNNNNNNNNNNNNNNNNNNNNNNNNNNNNNNNNNNNNNNNNNNNNNNNNNNNNNNNNNNNNNNNNNNNNNNNNNNNNNNNNNNNNNNNNNNNNNNNNNNNNNNNNNNNNNNNNNNNNNNNNNNNNNNNNNNNNNNNNNNNNNNNNNNNNNNNNNNNNNNNNNNNNNNNNNNNNNNNNNNNNNNNNNNNNNNNNNNNNNNNNNNNNNNNNNNNNNNNNNNNNNNNNNNNNNNNNNNNNNNNNNNNNNNNNNNNNNNNNNNNNNNNNNNNNNNNNNNNNNNNNNNNNNNNNNNNNNNNNNNNNNNNNNNNNNNNNNNNNNNNNNNNNNNNNNNNNNNNNNNNNNNNNNNNNNNNNNNNNNNNNNNNNNNNNNNNNNNNNNNNNNNNNNNNNNNNNNNNNNNNNAGCCATTGACAAGATAATGTACACCCCACTAAAAGAatactaataaaacttttattattgagaacaataacagtaataaaaaccaaCGCTAGAGTCAAAAAGTGTCATCATCAGGTCTTCCATGCCATATGAAATAAAAAGCACACATGTGCCACTAACCTTATGATGAATCTGCTGGGTGATGTTAACTGATCAGCTACAAACCAGTCAATGAGTGTTGACCAGATCTCTACAGAAATCTGCATCACATCTACCTACCCATTTACTGACATAATAAGCTGCCTAAAAGCTTATAAAGGCCACGTGTAACACGTACAGAGAGTTGGTAGCAGATCACACACAACACGTTATGCAATCTTCAGCCTGCCATGTAATCCCATTAAAACGTGAAAGGAAGCATGGACATAAAATGTGACCAAGAAGGCAGTGTGATGCTAGAGTTATGGGATGCatagaaatgttttatgtaaataaatatttgcacagaattgtttttatttttggaacctCATtcccatttataaatatttgtataaatatatatactaaaaacaaataaatgcagataCAGTATGCATTTGACTTTGACTTGGTGTCAGAATTTTATAATCCCTATATAACACTTGTCACATGCTTATACCAAATCATTAGTAGAAGGTGACTGCAGAGTAAACAGAAGGGTGGATTCCTTCTTATTTCtctctgtccaatcacaggtgtAGGGAAGGGAAGTGATTAAGCTTTATTGAAGCAGAGAAGGCTCAGGTCACCAGTTTAGCCatccaaaaatacaaattctctcTCAGCTCTTATATATGTATCTTTTGTAATGTTGTAATTAATGTAGCATAGTGAGAAGTGTGAAGCAGATTTGGAAAGTTTTCCCCAACTTCACCTAAAAAGGGGAAAAGAGCTTGGGAAAGGCTGAGAGCAATTGTGTTGCAGATTTGCAGGTCTTTATTGGGGATCCATACCTGGAGTGTCTTGAAAAGAATCGGTGGGCCAAGAACTCAATTCAGGCTGGAAATTGAAACACCTTGAAATCACCTTTAAAAAACAGCCTTACACCTAATATGCTACATTAGTTGGTTGCCactcaaaagttttattttatctaaagaTGCAGAAACTTAGAGCCACCCAATGACTGTGTGGGCTTGTGTCTATGGGCAAATGCAAGTCACATGCGTTTAAGACACTGCTGAGATCATTCAGAGTTCATTGTGGGGTGCGTTTGACAAGCAGTTGACCTCCTTTCAAGGTGCACCAACCATGTTCCAAGTTTGTATATTCCAACTGACCAGTAAAGTGTTTAAAGAAGTTTTTACACCATTTATCTTTCACGTCTTGGGGCTCTAGTAACACGATGTTCCAAGTTCAGTAAATCCCTACTTCTGGGAGTCTGTTGCATTCACAGTAGTATTCAACAAATCACTGCATTttactgaatacttttttttatttaaactactgCTAGACTCTCTTCTCTACATCACCAATACACCTAGAGGTTTTTGGGGTTCCTGTCCACCTTGGTGTGTTCTAAGCCATCCTGTGCCATTTTTgtgataaaatatgaataatacgCCAGCATAAATTGTGTGTAATCCCACTCAATGAGATAAACTCTGAATTTAAGCACTCTGAGACCCTGAAGTGATgggaagctgacaaagtggattAAGtcagaatctaaaaaaaattaaacataatttttgaGAGGACAGAGCCATTTATTAAAGAAAGCAACTTCCAGTTTATACCCACACTGTATTGAAATCTGGCTAACGTATTAAAGTTACTACTTAATTTCCTGCTTCATACACATCTCCATAAAATGTGCTCTTTCATTACAAATGTTACTCTATACTCCCCCCTGGTGTAAAATCAATGTATTACCTTTGGTAAACTTaaggtgtacctaaactcagaaattttacttaattttttacataaaagggtggacaaccccgtttacttaaagtaaaaattttgtttgtgttttttttttatgaagtgcaacaccctaaaaaaaagggtgcagcactacccccttaattcttgatcgcctatgcaattaagaatgaatgggaacgcagacCTACGTCACGCATGCCAGGAAGCTCTTAGCTGATCcttctcaggcatgtgcagaaggagccttttcatcaataggggaaaaaaatgctgatctcacgcatgtgcagtgagatcagcaagttttttcccaatctaggtcacccgatctcgtgcctgcacagtgcgagatcaggtaacgCAGGAAGAAGACCGCAGAAGGAGAGGAAAAGATGTCCGCTGCCTTCACggtgggccgaagacagataccaggacgacgtgggacctgatggaagaaacctcctaatgaatagactgccctgcaggattgaaggtgtgatttttttggtttttggtttaCTTCAAGTCAAGTTTACGCTTTAAGTCAAATTACTTTATACATATAAACCCTTTGAGATTCCcatttcaatggaaaaaaaatctcactttacAGTAGTAACAGAACCCAAGAAAGAAAGTAACCTGGATAAATGAAATCCCTGGCACACCATATGGAATTATCCTCACAACTTAACCCCCATTGCATAACACCTCCTCTCCAATGGTCTACTTCTCTCCCCTACCCCCACCACTTGTGACTGTAAGCTCTTGtgagcagggtcttctcctccccTATCggtgtcatttgtaacccctatttattatacagctcCACATATTATGTTGGggctttaaaaattttaaaaagaataataataatattattaataatgacatatgtGGACACAGCTTTCAAATGCTACTGAACTGAGGGAGCAATAAACTTGTAAACCCACAAACATTTTAAGTGAAACCACAAGTCGCCTTTGACAagctttattttgtcattttaaataaatatagaacttGGCATCTCCTGTAAAAGTTCTGCAAATGTTGCTTCAAAACTGTCCATTTAAACAAATCGAAGAGTTTATAAACGTTTACCAGTTTCTCCTGAACTAATTATGTTCAGAAGACCTTGTGTAAGGCAGCCAGAATGCAGGAAAACAGCAACAAGCCTGCTGTTTACCCTTTGTTTAGTATGTAGAATTGataattattactattgttaattTTTTGGTCATTCTACTGGCTTTAAGGCAGTTGCCCAAATTTCACTAGACGGTGGCATGGGCAGCACCCACCCACGAGGGATACTACTGGCATCAGGATGGTCAGGAGGAGCCAAGAATTGATCCCATTCacgtctaaaaaaaaaaagagaaaaaacagttACCTTTAAAAGCGGAGTAAGCCAACCATTTCTTCTTTATGATGCAACATGCTCTGAGGCTGTCATATACATGTTAACTGAGTGTTTGGAGACTAAAGTATCAAATAGATGTAACTTAGGGTGAGCAAGcaatgccactttttttttttagaacctttGCACCTCACAGAACCTCTTGTCTCTTTTCGGACAACTTAAAGGAAGGCTTGCAGGCTGGAGCACTACTTAGAAAAAAATTTGTGTCTGCTGTGATCGCCATTTCAAGACTTTGGTTCTGTATAGGTGGGAAGATGGGATTTGAGAAAGTGTACTCTAAATCAGCGGTCCCCAAACTTTTTTCAGGTCACagatgcacggactccggaccatgcatgcacAAGGAgctgcgtgtcactcaaagggaaagaaacttcccctcagagtgacttcatgatgcaagaactcacccactctcccatttcagGTCTGAGCCAATTTCATGAGTGGtaaaaggaggaagatggcatTCTAATTAAATGACTCACCGGATATGGACAAGAGACACAACAGAATGCTCAGCTTGGAGGTAATACTGACGGAACGGCTGGAGAGGGTGAAAACTTGGAAGAGGATCTATgatggaaaaagaaataaataaaataaaagtgaaattggTGGCCTCGGTATCAAACACACTGCAGGTgattatatattacttatatatacacatacacatagtgCAGTACCAGTGCAGTTTTGGGATGCAGGAAGCCTGGCATTCTGCCTTCTAgggatctaatttttttttttttttgctgttcattGTGATCTACGCTATCCTGACCTAGCCAATGCAGATGGCTGAAGACTACAAACATGGAAGAAGCCTAGGGGCGCAGTTGAAAGCAACAAGGGACATCACTGCCATTGCAGTAATGTAAACTTGCTGTGCAAATTAGCACATTATGGTAgaataaaagtagaataaaattCTGCCTTAAGAAAATGCATggaatataaaaagaacaattacaaaaacaaagcaaagtataaaataaacaaagagTACCTTTAAATTGTTATAGATTTTGAAGtggcatttcataaaacattttatacatggcAATTTTACATTATATTCCCTCCTATTATGGTTGCCTATAGAGACCCAAGGTAGCTCACaagttattttcataaaaaaaaataactaatgcaAATTTAAGAGAACCGACTGACATGGTTGTATAAAAAGAACGATCTAGGATTTAGAAGAAAACCTTTTCATACCATCATCT belongs to Pyxicephalus adspersus chromosome 2, UCB_Pads_2.0, whole genome shotgun sequence and includes:
- the UBAP1L gene encoding ubiquitin-associated protein 1-like isoform X1, which gives rise to MSYLDDVPFKFYDGFTPLPPSSDETPSLSDVNAPDCSDILMCTVHDFTIERKVLDWVEGMYGRNNICDIRPSAPPCWMVNDGKGVSKSRRNSPQRSSGSIRRCRSLSIPDVHICPPSRPRSCWGATDSLEKNERIFEEDGYSEDDEYSSSEESEIEARQREVRARLCRSPQPHWTPRPRTSPFVPSPPSKCRCSHSESPPSQVKKRKSFTPPHSFRSEVEAANKRISSLVHSHRGNTEGSSLSQGQYHRNNRCGHILSPTPPPATTCCCPKRPHSAGSIPPIRCHKPTNTSLSPYSCLPPTRRSHSDSSRDVLQALSQEEREVIEAVTSMGYPVRRAMIALQKMGGQSLEQVLGYLGATDRLCKLGYEEALVEEAMEMFQNSEIKAAEYLRLLLQFNDMGFQQDDIKEVLLVYDNHRDRSLEELMMRAQ
- the UBAP1L gene encoding ubiquitin-associated protein 1-like isoform X2, whose amino-acid sequence is MYGRNNICDIRPSAPPCWMVNDGKGVSKSRRNSPQRSSGSIRRCRSLSIPDVHICPPSRPRSCWGATDSLEKNERIFEEDGYSEDDEYSSSEESEIEARQREVRARLCRSPQPHWTPRPRTSPFVPSPPSKCRCSHSESPPSQVKKRKSFTPPHSFRSEVEAANKRISSLVHSHRGNTEGSSLSQGQYHRNNRCGHILSPTPPPATTCCCPKRPHSAGSIPPIRCHKPTNTSLSPYSCLPPTRRSHSDSSRDVLQALSQEEREVIEAVTSMGYPVRRAMIALQKMGGQSLEQVLGYLGATDRLCKLGYEEALVEEAMEMFQNSEIKAAEYLRLLLQFNDMGFQQDDIKEVLLVYDNHRDRSLEELMMRAQ